A section of the Oreochromis niloticus isolate F11D_XX linkage group LG9, O_niloticus_UMD_NMBU, whole genome shotgun sequence genome encodes:
- the tgfbr1b gene encoding transforming growth factor, beta receptor 1 b precursor, whose amino-acid sequence MGAVRLFVVVLLFGTRIQENNGLHCYCDRCSTNSSCTTDGICFVAIQKSGSRMTIEQRQCVHERDLIPRDRPFICAPSTKDDSGIYPLCCTTDYCNKDPVALAAVIAGPVCVLCLLLVLAFYVCHSHRGLGAGGAGAHHHHHHRVPNEEDPSMDHPFITVGTTLKDLIYDMTTSGSGSGLPLLVQRTIARTIILQESIGKGRFGEVWRGKWRGEEVAVKIFSSREERSWFREAEIYQTVMLRHENILGFIAADNKDNGTWTQLWLVSDYHEHGSLFDYLNRYTVTVEGMIKLSLSTASGLAHLHMEIVGTQGKPAIAHRDLKSKNILVKKNGTCCIADLGLAVRHDSATDTIDIAPNHRVGTKRYMAPEVLDDSINMKHFESFKRADIYAMGLVFWEIASRCSMGGIHEDYQLPYYDLVQSDPSVEEMRRVVCEQKLRPNIPNRWQSCEALRVMAKIMRECWYANGAARLTALRIKKTLSQLSQQEGIKM is encoded by the exons GCCTTCATTGTTACTGTGACCGCTGCAGTACCAACTCCAGCTGCACGACAGATGGTATCTGCTTTGTAGCCATCCAAAAGTCGGGCAGCCGGATGACCATTGAGCAACGCCAGTGTGTGCACGAACGTGACTTGATCCCACGAGACCGACCCTTCATCTGTGCCCCATCTACCAAAGATGACAGTGGCATTTACCCACTGTGCTGTACCACAGACTACTGCAACAAAGAC CCGGTGGCCCTCGCTGCTGTCATTGCTGGCCCTGTATGTGTGCTCTGCTTGCTGCTGGTTTTGGCGTTCTATGTTTGCCACAGCCACAGAGGCCTGGGCGCCGGGGGAGCCGGGgctcaccaccaccaccaccatcggGTGCCTAATGAGGAGGACCCCTCCATGGACCACCCTTTCATCACTGTGGGAACAACACTGAAGGACCTAATCTATGACATGACCACTTCAGGCTCTGGATCAG GTCTCCCACTGCTGGTCCAAAGAACAATTGCCAGAACTATCATCCTCCAGGAAAGCATTGGGAAGGGGCGTTTTGGTGAGGTTTGGCGCGGTAAATGGCGCGGCGAGGAGGTGGCTGTGAAGATTTTCTCTTCCCGAGAGGAGCGCTCCTGGTTCCGTGAGGCTGAGATCTACCAGACTGTGATGCTGAGGCATGAGAATATCCTGGGCTTCATTGCTGCTGACAATAAAG ATAATGGAACATGGACTCAGCTGTGGCTGGTGTCGGACTACCATGAACACGGATCCCTGTTTGACTACCTGAACCGCTACACGGTCACAGTGGAGGGCATGATCAAACTGTCTCTGTCAACAGCCAGCGGCCTCGCCCACCTTCACATGGAGATTGTTGGCACGCAAG GAAAGCCAGCTATTGCCCACAGAGACCTGAAGTCGAAGAACATCCTGGTGAAGAAAAACGGGACGTGCTGCATCGCTGACCTGGGTCTGGCTGTGCGGCATGACTCTGCCACCGACACCATCGACATCGCTCCAAACCACAGAGTAGGGACCAAAAG GTATATGGCTCCAGAGGTGCTGGACGACTCCATAAACATGAAGCATTTTGAGTCTTTCAAACGAGCTGACATCTACGCCATGGGCCTAGTCTTCTGGGAGATCGCCAGTCGCTGCTCCATGGGAG GCATTCATGAGGACTACCAGCTGCCCTACTATGACCTGGTCCAGTCAGATCCATCAGTGGAGGAGATGAGAAGGGTGGTTTGTGAGCAGAAGCTTCGGCCCAACATCCCCAATCGCTGGCAGAGCTGTGAG GCCTTGCGGGTGATGGCAAAGATCATGAGGGAGTGCTGGTACGCCAACGGAGCTGCACGACTCACTGCTCTGCGAATCAAGAAAACACTGTCTCAGCTCAGCCAGCAGGAGGGGATCAAGATGTAG
- the tgfbr1b gene encoding TGF-beta receptor type-1b isoform X1: protein MGAVRLFVVVLLFGTRIQENNGLHCYCDRCSTNSSCTTDGICFVAIQKSGSRMTIEQRQCVHERDLIPRDRPFICAPSTKDDSGIYPLCCTTDYCNKDPVTPTGPTATPSPLGPVALAAVIAGPVCVLCLLLVLAFYVCHSHRGLGAGGAGAHHHHHHRVPNEEDPSMDHPFITVGTTLKDLIYDMTTSGSGSGLPLLVQRTIARTIILQESIGKGRFGEVWRGKWRGEEVAVKIFSSREERSWFREAEIYQTVMLRHENILGFIAADNKDNGTWTQLWLVSDYHEHGSLFDYLNRYTVTVEGMIKLSLSTASGLAHLHMEIVGTQGKPAIAHRDLKSKNILVKKNGTCCIADLGLAVRHDSATDTIDIAPNHRVGTKRYMAPEVLDDSINMKHFESFKRADIYAMGLVFWEIASRCSMGGIHEDYQLPYYDLVQSDPSVEEMRRVVCEQKLRPNIPNRWQSCEALRVMAKIMRECWYANGAARLTALRIKKTLSQLSQQEGIKM from the exons GCCTTCATTGTTACTGTGACCGCTGCAGTACCAACTCCAGCTGCACGACAGATGGTATCTGCTTTGTAGCCATCCAAAAGTCGGGCAGCCGGATGACCATTGAGCAACGCCAGTGTGTGCACGAACGTGACTTGATCCCACGAGACCGACCCTTCATCTGTGCCCCATCTACCAAAGATGACAGTGGCATTTACCCACTGTGCTGTACCACAGACTACTGCAACAAAGACCCGGTGACCCCCACTG GCCCCACAGCGACCCCTTCTCCTCTGGGGCCGGTGGCCCTCGCTGCTGTCATTGCTGGCCCTGTATGTGTGCTCTGCTTGCTGCTGGTTTTGGCGTTCTATGTTTGCCACAGCCACAGAGGCCTGGGCGCCGGGGGAGCCGGGgctcaccaccaccaccaccatcggGTGCCTAATGAGGAGGACCCCTCCATGGACCACCCTTTCATCACTGTGGGAACAACACTGAAGGACCTAATCTATGACATGACCACTTCAGGCTCTGGATCAG GTCTCCCACTGCTGGTCCAAAGAACAATTGCCAGAACTATCATCCTCCAGGAAAGCATTGGGAAGGGGCGTTTTGGTGAGGTTTGGCGCGGTAAATGGCGCGGCGAGGAGGTGGCTGTGAAGATTTTCTCTTCCCGAGAGGAGCGCTCCTGGTTCCGTGAGGCTGAGATCTACCAGACTGTGATGCTGAGGCATGAGAATATCCTGGGCTTCATTGCTGCTGACAATAAAG ATAATGGAACATGGACTCAGCTGTGGCTGGTGTCGGACTACCATGAACACGGATCCCTGTTTGACTACCTGAACCGCTACACGGTCACAGTGGAGGGCATGATCAAACTGTCTCTGTCAACAGCCAGCGGCCTCGCCCACCTTCACATGGAGATTGTTGGCACGCAAG GAAAGCCAGCTATTGCCCACAGAGACCTGAAGTCGAAGAACATCCTGGTGAAGAAAAACGGGACGTGCTGCATCGCTGACCTGGGTCTGGCTGTGCGGCATGACTCTGCCACCGACACCATCGACATCGCTCCAAACCACAGAGTAGGGACCAAAAG GTATATGGCTCCAGAGGTGCTGGACGACTCCATAAACATGAAGCATTTTGAGTCTTTCAAACGAGCTGACATCTACGCCATGGGCCTAGTCTTCTGGGAGATCGCCAGTCGCTGCTCCATGGGAG GCATTCATGAGGACTACCAGCTGCCCTACTATGACCTGGTCCAGTCAGATCCATCAGTGGAGGAGATGAGAAGGGTGGTTTGTGAGCAGAAGCTTCGGCCCAACATCCCCAATCGCTGGCAGAGCTGTGAG GCCTTGCGGGTGATGGCAAAGATCATGAGGGAGTGCTGGTACGCCAACGGAGCTGCACGACTCACTGCTCTGCGAATCAAGAAAACACTGTCTCAGCTCAGCCAGCAGGAGGGGATCAAGATGTAG